From the Salarias fasciatus chromosome 16, fSalaFa1.1, whole genome shotgun sequence genome, one window contains:
- the tgfbr2l gene encoding TGF-beta receptor type-2 has protein sequence MARSGAPAAPAPPVLPVLLLLLSAGPPVAVQSFSHLSFNLCKWCEASSPVCRDSVCLSNCSLSSFCSVTEEICVAIWRKFNDTMTVHTLCHHPTLPLEGVDPGLLLNFTTRQCHMVPQPAEDGAMMVCGCQGEHECNDKLIFDKGANGFSRLQSKDVIPVVVVSLVPPVLVAIVAVTAFYFYRIRRPDKPGPPARPDWPTRRTPELYQALDLQCGGGGGGVTGPGAEEDESKTKAPNRDLLADMTEWEIHPTELLPIKLEELVGKGRFAEVWKARLLESERGGVSSYQTVAVKVFPAVEYASWRNECSIFSDPELQHQNVVQFLAAEERGSPGHSLRTYWLVLAYHSLGNLQEFLTANILSWDELVAMAGSIAEGVAHLHSDTTLSGAPKVPIAHRDLKSSNILVKSRKECALCDFGLALRLDLSLTVDDFANSGQVGTARYMAPEVLESRVNLEDLEAFKQMDVYSMALVLWEMASRCHAIGEVKSYEPAFGSKVCEQPCVDSMRDLVLRDRGRPDIPSAWTQHLGMSVFCSTVTECWDHDPEARLTAHCVVERFNALEQEQEAERVEEGVVGHEEEAEEEVGEHQG, from the exons GCCCTCCGGTCGCCGTGCAGTCGTTCAGCCACCTGAGCTTCAACCTGTGTAAGTGGTGCGAGGCGTCCAGCCCGGTGTGCAGGGACAGCGTCTGCCTCAGCAACTGCAGCCTGTCGTCCTTCTGCAGCGTGACCGAGGAGATCTGCGTCGCCATATG GAGGAAGTTCAACGACACGATGACAGTGCACACGCTGTGCCACCACCCGACTCTGCCTCTGGAGGGCGTCGACCCCGGCCTGCTGCTGAACTTCACCACCAGGCAGTGTCACATGGTCCCACAGCCGGCGGAGGACGGAGCCATGATGGTCTGTGGCTGCCAGGGCGAACACGAATGCAACGACAAGCTCATCTTCGACAAAGGAGCCAATG GCTTCTCCAGGCTGCAGAGTAAGGATGTGATCCCAGTGGTGGTGGTGAGTTTAGTTCCACCTGTCCTGGTCGCCATCGTTGCCGTCACCGCCTTCTACTTCTACCGCATCCGCCGCCCTGACAAGCCAGGTCCTCCTGCACGCCCAGACTGGCCCACCAGACGCACTCCTGAGCTCTACCAGGCTCTGGATCTccagtgtggaggtggaggcggaggtgtgACGGGTCCGGGCGCCGAGGAGGACGAGTCCAAAACCAAGGCGCCTAACAGGGACCTCCTCGCTGACATGACAGAGTGGGAGATCCACCCGACGGAGCTGCTGCCCAtcaagctggaggagctggtgggGAAGGGGCGCTTCGCAGAGGTGTGGAAGGCGCGTCTGCTGGAGAGCGAGAGGGGCGGAGTCAGCAGCTACCAGACTGTAGCAGTGAAGGTGTTCCCAGCTGTGGAGTACGCTTCGTGGAGAAATGAGTGCTCCATCTTCTCTGACCCCGAGCTGCAGCACCAGAACGTGGTTCAGTTCCTGGCAGCGGAGGAGAGGGGCTCGCCGGGACACTCCCTCAGGACCTACTGGCTGGTTCTGGCCTATCACAGCCTGGGAAACCTGCAGGAGTTCCTCACCGCGAACATACTGAGCTGGGATGAACTGGTTGCGATGGCAGGCAGCATCGCCGAAGGAGTAGCTCACCTTCACAGTGACACAACTCTCAGTGGGGCACCAAAG GTTCCCATTGCGCATCGAGATCTGAAAAGCAGCAACATTCTGGTGAAGAGCCGGAAGGAGTGTGCACTGTGCGACTTTGGGCTGGCGCTCAGACTCGACCTCTCGCTCACAGTGGACGACTTTGCCAACAGTGGACAG GTGGGGACGGCTCGATACATGGCCCCTGAGGTGCTGGAGTCCAGGGTcaacctggaggacctggaggcctTCAAACAGATGGATGTTTACTCCATGGCTCTGGTCTTATGGGAGATGGCTTCTCGCTGTCACGCCATCGGAG AGGTGAAGAGCTACGAGCCGGCATTTGGCTCAAAGGTTTGCGAACAGCCCTGCGTGGACAGCATGAGGGACCTGGTCCTGAGGGACAGGGGGAGGCCGGACATCCCCTCAGCCTGGACGCAGCACCTG GGGATGAGCGTCTTCTGCTCCACCGTCACCGAGTGCTGGGATCACGACCCCGAGGCCCGACTGACCGCTCACTGCGTGGTGGAGCGCTTCAACGctctggagcaggagcaggaggcggagcgggtggaggagggggttgTAGGTCATGAGGAAGAGGCGGAGGAAGAGGTGGGCGAACACCAGGGGTGA